The DNA segment CCTGAGAGACCTGAGCGGCTTTACGCTCCTTTTATTTTAGCTTCCACAGCTAAAGCTATGGGTTATGAGGCTACAATCTACTTTTTGATTAGAGGAGTTGAAATCGTTAAGAAAGGTGTAGCTGAGAAAATTAAGCTTGGATCTTTTCCATCTCTGAAAGAGGTGATGGATCAGGCTATTAAACTCGGTGTGAAAATCCAAGTCTGCGAGCAATCCTGCGCTCTTTTAGGGATTCCGAGAGGTGATTTCATACCTGAAGCTGAGATAGTCGGGGCGGCTACTTTGAATAAGCTTTGCTTGGAAGCGGATGCGACTTTATTCTTCTAGAAAGGTTAGATCAATATGAGCAGAGTTTACTTAGATTACGCTGGGGCTTCTCCCGTTGATAAACGTGTGTTAGAAGCTATGAAGCCTTTCATCCTTAAACCAGGGAACCCTTTAGCTCTCCACGAAGAGGGTCAGATTGCTAAACGTAAAATTGAGGATGCTCGAGTTTATATATCTCATCTTATAAACGCGGATAACCCTGATGGTGTGATTTTCACAAGCGGGGCTACTGAATCTAACAACCTTGCGATTATAGGTATGAGTGAGCGTTTAAAAAATGAAGGTAAACACATTATAACCTCGAATATCGAGCATATTTCGGTGATTAACTCTCTGAAGAAGCTGGAGAAAAACGGGTTTGAAGTCACTCGGGTACCGGTAGATAGAGACGGAATTATTAGACTCGATTTACTGGAGGAAGCTATTAGAAAAGATACCGTGCTAATAACGGTTCAAGCAGCTAACTCTGAGATCGGTGTTATTCAACCTTTAGATGAGATAGGGAGAATAGCTCAAAGACACGGAGTTGTTTTTCACTGTGATGCGACAGCTGGTTTAGGTCAAATGCCTTTAGATGTGAAGAAAGCTAATATAAGCTTGTTAACTATGTCAGCTAACAGCATTTATGGTCCTCAGGGTGTTGGCGCACTATATCTTGCCTCTGGTATCCGCCCGATCCCTCAGATTCTAGGCGGCGGTCAGCAGCGTGGTTTCAGGTCTGGAACCGAGAATTTAGCCGGTATTATAGGGATGGGTGAAGCTGCTCGAATCGCTGCTCTTGAAATGAGAGAGGACTGGTCTCGGTTAACTAAATTCCGGGATCGTCTTATAAAAGAGATCCCGGAGAGAGTTAGAGACGCTTACCTTAACGGTCACCCTGTGAAGCGAACACCTAACAATGTGAATTTTAGAATAGACTATGTTGAAGGTGAATCTATCGTTTTAAGCCTTGATATTTTAGCCGGTATAGCGGTTTCGACAGGCGCTTCATGCGCCAGCTTAACGCTTGAACCAAGTCATGTGATTTTAGCTTTAGGTGTACCGCCTGAGAAAGCTCAAGGCCTCTTGCAAGTAACTATGGGCAGATTCACTAAAGAGGAGGATGTTGAAAAACTTCTAGAAGCTTTACCTGGTGTTGTAGAAAGGCTGAGGAGGATGTCTCCTTTAACGCCTGCTAATTATTTTAGTAAGGAGGGATGAATATGTCTAAAACATATAGTAAAAAGGTGTTAGATCACTTTACGAATCCGCGGAATGTTGGGGTATTAGAGAATCCTGACGGAGTCGGCGTGGTCGGTAACCCTGTTTGCGGTGACTTAATGGAGATTCAAATTAAAGTGAAAGATGATGTGATAACTGATATTAAATTCAGAACCTTCGGGTGCGGAGCTGCGATAGCTACCAGCAGCATGATCACCGAGATGGCTAAAGGTATGCGCGTCGACGAAGCTTTGAAACTGACTAGGAAAGATGTAGCGGATGAGTTGGAGGGTTTACCTCCTATTAAAATGCATTGCTCTAATCTAGCCGCGGATGCTTTGCACGCCGCTATAAAAGACTATCTTAAGAAGACAGGCCGATCTACCCCGTAATCTTTTTAGTTTCCCCTCCACGTTTTTATCTTAGTAGATGCTAATTTTTACTCGGTGTTTTTCAGTGACGCCTTTAGGTGTTTTTCTACTAGGCCCGGGCGGCGTTGGTAAAACTTCTCTTATGAAAGCACTCATAGATTTAACTGTTGAAAATAATATTAGATGCGCCGCAGTTAACTTGGATCCCGGGTGCACTTCTCTACCTTTTCAAGTGGTTTTCGACGCGCGTGATATAGTAACTGTGGACGGTTTAATGCGTGAGGAGAACGTTGGTCCGAACTACGCTATGATAGCGGCTTTCACACGTATAGTTGAAGAGCGGGCTAAGATATTTAAAGCTATAGTTGATTTTAAACCTGAAATCGTCTACTTTGACACACCCGGGCAGATGGAGGTTTTCTTATTCAATAAGGAGACTCCGGTATTCTTATCTGAGATATCCAGTTACGTGAAGCCGATCGGTGTTTTCATCATGGATAACATGATGGTTAAAGACGCTGGTAAACTGGTTGTCACCGAACTGTTAAGCTTAAGCTTTCAACTTCACCTGGAGATTCGCATGGTTACGGTGATTAACAAGGTGGATTTAGGTATTCCACCTGATATAAATCGAATGGTTGAAGACACCGAGTATTTAGCGAATAAAGTTGAAGCTGAGAAAACGGGTTTGGAGAAGGATTTAATTCTCGGTTTAATACCGAGGCTCAGGGAGATTAGAGGCTCGACTAGAGTGATTTACACGTCGACTAGCAGCGGTTCAGGTATCTTGGATTTGTTTAATATTATTCATGAAGCTTTCTGCGCTTGCGGCGATCTCACTTAAAAGCATATCTTGATAGGTGTCTTTGAAGTTCTCGTATTCTTCTAATCCTATTTCAAACAGTTTATCTATGTTAACTTCCTCTCCTACTCCTAGCCCAGGGCAGTTTAACCCTATTATCGCTAGATGGAATATGCCTTCTTCGATTGTTTTTCTAGTCGCGATGATTTTATACGGTCGTTTAGGTTTAACTCCTTCAGGTAAAACTAGGAATGGGTAAATCCGGCATATTTGAGGTCTAAGCTCGTAAACTGAGCATTTATTATCTTTGAGAAAGCAGCAGGGATATTTTTCTTTTAAACCCATAAGAGAGTTTGTTGAGTACACGAGGTTGCCTTTAGCTTCACGCGGTTGATGTTTTTTTAAAATCTCTTCTCTTATATTCTCATCTTCCGTTAAACGGTATACGTCTGCGTAGCTTACGATAACTTCAGCTCCGCAGCATTTACCGCATTTCTGACATTTGAATCTGATTTTTTCACTCAAGTTATCTTTCTCCGTTAACCCTGTTGACTGTTCTAGTAGCTATCAGGTTCGCGTTTAAGCCTAAAATATTCTCAACGATGATTTGCCCTCTTTTAACCGGTGCTTTAACTTTCAAAGTTTTTATCACATTCATTACGTCAAAGATTCTCTTTTTAGGTATCGGTTTATCTGTTCGAACGCTTACTAAGGGTAGCTCCCCGTTTAAGACTCTGATTGAAGATGTAACTGTTCTAACAGGGTTTTCAACTTCTTCTCTAGCCCAGAACTCTCCTCTAGAGCATTTAGACCCGTCTACGCTGATCACTTTTATAGCGCCCAGCTCGTTTTCACTGTAATCTACGTTGATCGGGCAGCCTTGAGGGCATAGAATACAGATTAGGTTTTTATTCATTCGCAGACCTCCACGTGTATTTTCTCAGCGTTTAACGTGTACTCTCCTTTTAAATCAGCTTTCAACATCTCTGAGGGTGTGATTGAAGGGCATTTTTTCTGTATTATGTTTTTACCGTCCACTATTATGTTGAGTGTTTTATTCTTGCCTGGTTTATATACTCTGAAGAAGAGGCTTGTATCTAATCCGGGGACTATTTTTTGGGGTACAACTGTTCTCACGTTTTCGCCGAGTGTTATCTCTATTTCTTTTCTGTCAGGTTCTGGGAGCTCGTTTAAAGCGTATTTTGCAGCCCACATGCCTGCTTTTTGAGCTTCCACGGTGACGTAGTCTACTAGATCGTTGACGTGTAATACGTTGCCGCATGCGAATATTCCTTTAATAGATGTCTGGAGCATGCTGTTAACAACCGGTCCCTGGGTTTTAGGGTCTATTTCCACTCCAGCTTGACGGCTTAACTCGTTTTCCGGGATTAATCCAACTGAGAGCAGTACGGTGTCGCATTGTATTATTTTCTCTGTTCCGGGTATGGGTTTCAGGTTTTCATCGACTTTCGCGATTTTCACAGCTTCCACGCGGCTTCTTCCAAGTATCTCTGTTACTGTGTGGCTTAAATGCAATGGGATATTATAGTCTTCTAAGCATTGAACCACGTTTCTTCGTAAACCATAGGGGAAGGGCATTATCTCCACTACGGCTTGAATTTTAACCCCTTCTAGTGTGAGTCTTCTAGCCATTATTAACCCTACGTCCCCTGATCCTAATATGACGGCTGTTCTCCCGATCATTAGATTCTGTAGGTTTATAAAGTTCTGAGCTAAGCCCGCTGTGTAAACTCCGCTAGGTCTGGAGCCGGCTATTTTTATCGCTCCTCTAGTTCTCTCCCTGCACCCCATAGCTAATACTACTGCTTTAGCTTTAACCAAGTGGTATCCGTTTCTATTAGCGACGTATAGTTTCTTGGAGGGTGTTAACTCTAATACCATGGAGTTAAGCATGTAATCTATTTTTAATTTTAAGAGTTTTTCGATGAAGATTTCCGCGTACTCCGGTCCTGTTAAAGATTTATTGAATAACACTAAGCCGAATCCGTCGTGTATGCACTGGTTTAATATGCCTCCTAGACGGCTCCCTCTCTCTATTAAGAGGACTTTTTCAGCGCCGTTTTCTTTCGCTGAAATAGCTGCAGCTAAACCAGCGGGCCCTCCGCCTATAACAGCTACGTCGACTTCAATCTCATTTAACATCCTTTTCGTCCTCCTCTCGCACTTTCCCTGTGAAAAGATAGGAGCCGGGGTTTTTTAACAAGATTCCATTGTAAGGTGTTTTCAAATCGTTTTGCAAGATTGAAATTATTTTCGCGGTGCAGAACCCTCCTTGACATCTCCCCATCATAACGCGAGCCCGGTATTTTAAACCGCTTAAGGTTTTAACTCCTAAAATATTATTGTAGGCGTCTAAAACCT comes from the Candidatus Odinarchaeum yellowstonii genome and includes:
- a CDS encoding DsrE/DsrF/DrsH-like family protein, with protein sequence MSGAKHLLYVQSSGPERPERLYAPFILASTAKAMGYEATIYFLIRGVEIVKKGVAEKIKLGSFPSLKEVMDQAIKLGVKIQVCEQSCALLGIPRGDFIPEAEIVGAATLNKLCLEADATLFF
- a CDS encoding cysteine desulfurase, with translation MSRVYLDYAGASPVDKRVLEAMKPFILKPGNPLALHEEGQIAKRKIEDARVYISHLINADNPDGVIFTSGATESNNLAIIGMSERLKNEGKHIITSNIEHISVINSLKKLEKNGFEVTRVPVDRDGIIRLDLLEEAIRKDTVLITVQAANSEIGVIQPLDEIGRIAQRHGVVFHCDATAGLGQMPLDVKKANISLLTMSANSIYGPQGVGALYLASGIRPIPQILGGGQQRGFRSGTENLAGIIGMGEAARIAALEMREDWSRLTKFRDRLIKEIPERVRDAYLNGHPVKRTPNNVNFRIDYVEGESIVLSLDILAGIAVSTGASCASLTLEPSHVILALGVPPEKAQGLLQVTMGRFTKEEDVEKLLEALPGVVERLRRMSPLTPANYFSKEG
- the nifU gene encoding Fe-S cluster assembly scaffold protein NifU, with the protein product MSKTYSKKVLDHFTNPRNVGVLENPDGVGVVGNPVCGDLMEIQIKVKDDVITDIKFRTFGCGAAIATSSMITEMAKGMRVDEALKLTRKDVADELEGLPPIKMHCSNLAADALHAAIKDYLKKTGRSTP
- a CDS encoding ATP/GTP-binding protein yields the protein MTPLGVFLLGPGGVGKTSLMKALIDLTVENNIRCAAVNLDPGCTSLPFQVVFDARDIVTVDGLMREENVGPNYAMIAAFTRIVEERAKIFKAIVDFKPEIVYFDTPGQMEVFLFNKETPVFLSEISSYVKPIGVFIMDNMMVKDAGKLVVTELLSLSFQLHLEIRMVTVINKVDLGIPPDINRMVEDTEYLANKVEAEKTGLEKDLILGLIPRLREIRGSTRVIYTSTSSGSGILDLFNIIHEAFCACGDLT
- a CDS encoding YkgJ family cysteine cluster protein; translated protein: MSEKIRFKCQKCGKCCGAEVIVSYADVYRLTEDENIREEILKKHQPREAKGNLVYSTNSLMGLKEKYPCCFLKDNKCSVYELRPQICRIYPFLVLPEGVKPKRPYKIIATRKTIEEGIFHLAIIGLNCPGLGVGEEVNIDKLFEIGLEEYENFKDTYQDMLLSEIAASAESFMNNIKQIQDT
- a CDS encoding DUF1667 domain-containing protein is translated as MNKNLICILCPQGCPINVDYSENELGAIKVISVDGSKCSRGEFWAREEVENPVRTVTSSIRVLNGELPLVSVRTDKPIPKKRIFDVMNVIKTLKVKAPVKRGQIIVENILGLNANLIATRTVNRVNGER
- a CDS encoding NAD(P)/FAD-dependent oxidoreductase, which encodes MLNEIEVDVAVIGGGPAGLAAAISAKENGAEKVLLIERGSRLGGILNQCIHDGFGLVLFNKSLTGPEYAEIFIEKLLKLKIDYMLNSMVLELTPSKKLYVANRNGYHLVKAKAVVLAMGCRERTRGAIKIAGSRPSGVYTAGLAQNFINLQNLMIGRTAVILGSGDVGLIMARRLTLEGVKIQAVVEIMPFPYGLRRNVVQCLEDYNIPLHLSHTVTEILGRSRVEAVKIAKVDENLKPIPGTEKIIQCDTVLLSVGLIPENELSRQAGVEIDPKTQGPVVNSMLQTSIKGIFACGNVLHVNDLVDYVTVEAQKAGMWAAKYALNELPEPDRKEIEITLGENVRTVVPQKIVPGLDTSLFFRVYKPGKNKTLNIIVDGKNIIQKKCPSITPSEMLKADLKGEYTLNAEKIHVEVCE